Proteins encoded within one genomic window of Sphingomonas cannabina:
- the rlxS gene encoding relaxase/mobilization nuclease RlxS (I built this because a sul1 chimera in AMR looks like the C-terminus.): protein MATDDMFEPKLGRIGDRGGKRARSYLSRVLAAANLARGGSGGRRGAFAGARIGRGAGVGRLLAQRDRYAAYRQRRVIVKTRIAKLAGKGMDGARAHLRYIQRDGVTRDGRPGELYGPDADKVDGKRWLDGHAGDRHQFRFIVSPEDGDQYADLKDLTRRLMARVEQDLDTRLDWVAVDHFNTGHPHTHVIVRGKDISGRDLVIAPDYLTRGIRERAAELVDLDLGPRNDRNIEARVRAEIDQERLTSIDRQLFREMDDERTVAALGRDPFQHSLRTGRLQTLARLGLAERLNDGRWQLAEGIEDTLRRMGERGDIIRTMQRAFTARGIAPAAADLAIYEPMAPDARPITGRVLERGLSDEHRDRHYLLVEATDGRTHYVDIGKGETLAPLPAGAIVRITPAPPAVRAVDRTIAAVAAANGGRYDVDAHLRHDPGATEAFAQTHVRRLEAMRRKGGAVERAADGSWIIAPDHLDRAQAYEATRAREAPVRVETLSAQPLDRLIDAEAATWLDRELVAAVLEPLRDAGFGQAVRDAQRQRRQWLVAQELAEETLGRTTYRPGLLATLQRRELLRAAARLSDELGRPFVETPAGARVEGIYRRAVDLAGGRFALIEKSREFTLVPWRPVLDRHVGKAVSGLMRSDGISWSIGRGRNGPSIS, encoded by the coding sequence ATGGCCACAGACGACATGTTCGAGCCCAAGCTCGGCCGCATCGGCGATCGCGGCGGCAAACGCGCCCGCAGCTATCTCTCGCGCGTGCTTGCCGCCGCCAATCTCGCCCGCGGCGGGAGCGGCGGTCGGCGCGGCGCCTTCGCCGGCGCCCGGATCGGACGCGGCGCGGGCGTCGGCCGGCTGCTCGCCCAGCGCGACCGCTATGCTGCCTATCGGCAGCGCCGCGTCATCGTCAAAACGCGGATCGCTAAACTCGCCGGCAAGGGAATGGACGGTGCCCGCGCCCACCTCAGATACATCCAGCGCGACGGCGTCACCCGCGACGGCCGGCCGGGCGAGCTCTATGGTCCGGACGCCGACAAGGTCGACGGCAAGCGCTGGCTCGACGGCCACGCCGGCGATCGCCATCAGTTCCGCTTCATCGTCTCGCCCGAGGACGGCGACCAATATGCCGACCTCAAGGACTTGACCCGCCGGCTTATGGCGCGCGTCGAGCAGGACCTCGACACCAGGCTCGATTGGGTGGCGGTCGATCACTTCAACACCGGCCATCCGCATACCCATGTCATCGTGCGCGGCAAGGACATATCCGGGCGCGATCTCGTCATCGCGCCCGACTATCTGACCCGCGGCATCCGCGAGCGCGCGGCCGAGCTCGTCGATCTCGATCTTGGACCTCGCAACGACCGCAACATCGAGGCGCGGGTCCGCGCCGAGATCGATCAGGAGCGGCTGACCAGCATCGATCGCCAGCTCTTTCGCGAGATGGACGACGAGCGCACCGTCGCGGCGCTGGGACGCGATCCCTTCCAGCACAGCCTGCGCACCGGCCGCCTCCAAACACTCGCGCGGCTCGGCCTTGCCGAACGTTTGAACGACGGCCGCTGGCAGCTGGCGGAGGGTATCGAAGACACGCTGCGCCGGATGGGCGAGCGCGGCGACATCATCCGCACCATGCAGCGCGCGTTCACGGCGCGCGGCATCGCGCCTGCCGCGGCCGATCTCGCCATCTATGAGCCTATGGCGCCGGACGCGCGACCAATCACCGGACGCGTCCTCGAACGCGGTCTCTCCGACGAGCATCGCGACCGCCATTATCTGCTGGTCGAAGCGACCGACGGCCGCACCCATTATGTCGATATCGGCAAGGGCGAGACGCTGGCGCCGCTGCCGGCCGGCGCGATCGTCCGGATCACGCCCGCGCCGCCGGCGGTCCGCGCGGTCGACCGCACGATCGCCGCGGTCGCCGCGGCCAATGGCGGGCGCTACGACGTCGACGCGCATCTGCGCCACGATCCCGGCGCGACGGAGGCGTTCGCCCAAACCCATGTCCGCCGGCTCGAAGCGATGCGACGGAAAGGCGGCGCCGTCGAACGCGCAGCAGATGGCAGCTGGATCATCGCGCCCGACCATCTCGACCGTGCCCAGGCCTATGAGGCGACCCGCGCCAGAGAGGCTCCGGTGCGGGTCGAGACGCTCTCGGCTCAACCGCTCGACAGGCTGATCGATGCCGAGGCGGCGACCTGGCTCGACCGCGAGCTCGTCGCAGCCGTACTCGAGCCGCTGCGCGATGCCGGGTTCGGGCAGGCGGTGCGCGATGCGCAGCGGCAGCGCCGGCAATGGCTGGTCGCCCAGGAGCTCGCCGAGGAAACGCTGGGCAGGACGACCTACCGCCCCGGGCTGCTCGCCACCCTCCAGCGCCGCGAGCTACTGCGCGCCGCTGCGCGGCTCTCGGACGAGCTCGGCAGGCCGTTCGTGGAAACACCGGCCGGCGCGCGGGTCGAGGGCATCTACCGGCGGGCGGTCGATCTCGCCGGCGGCCGGTTCGCGCTGATCGAGAAATCCCGCGAGTTCACGCTGGTGCCGTGGCGGCCTGTGCTCGACCGCCATGTCGGCAAGGCGGTGTCGGGACTGATGCGGAGTGACGGCATCAGCTGGTCGATCGGACGCGGCAGGAACGGACCGTCCATCAGCTGA
- a CDS encoding DUF1905 domain-containing protein — MSGDTVTFIAPLLVWRTEKYGDIGYVRITGEAAEAISAHELMRRLERGRRRGFGSVRVDVEIGDSRWSTSVFPPKEGGWFLPVKKAICRAEGLQAGDEVAVRLDLL; from the coding sequence TTGAGCGGCGACACCGTCACCTTCATTGCGCCGCTGCTGGTATGGCGCACCGAAAAATACGGCGACATCGGCTATGTCCGGATCACCGGCGAGGCTGCCGAGGCGATCAGCGCGCACGAGCTGATGCGACGGCTCGAGCGCGGGCGGCGGCGCGGGTTCGGCTCGGTCAGGGTCGATGTCGAGATCGGCGACAGCCGCTGGTCGACGTCGGTGTTTCCGCCGAAGGAAGGCGGCTGGTTCCTGCCGGTCAAGAAGGCGATCTGCCGCGCCGAGGGCCTGCAGGCTGGCGATGAGGTCGCCGTGCGGCTCGACCTGCTGTAG
- the xth gene encoding exodeoxyribonuclease III: MRIATYNVNGINGRLPVLLHWLERSAPDIACLQELKAPDERFPAKALADLGYEAIWHGQKSWNGVAILSRIGPPVETRRGLPGDPDDSHSRYIEAAVGGVLIGNLYLPNGNPRAGPKFDYKLTWFERLIGHAAALTGADMPVALVGDFNVMPTELDVYKPERWLDDALFAPEVRAAYHRLLDQGWTDALRSLNPDTRIYTFWHYFRNAFARDAGLRIDHILLNPTLAKRLNAAGVEREVRSWEKSSDHAPVWIELSADKPARRRKQE; this comes from the coding sequence ATGAGGATCGCGACCTACAATGTGAACGGCATCAACGGGCGCCTGCCCGTGCTGCTGCACTGGCTGGAGCGATCCGCACCCGACATCGCCTGCCTCCAGGAGCTCAAGGCGCCGGATGAGCGCTTTCCTGCAAAAGCGCTCGCCGACCTCGGCTACGAGGCGATCTGGCACGGGCAGAAGAGCTGGAACGGCGTCGCGATCCTGAGCCGGATCGGCCCGCCGGTCGAGACCCGCCGCGGCCTGCCCGGCGATCCCGACGACAGTCACAGCCGCTATATCGAGGCAGCGGTCGGCGGCGTCCTGATCGGCAACCTCTACCTGCCCAACGGCAATCCGCGCGCCGGCCCCAAGTTCGACTACAAACTCACCTGGTTCGAGCGGCTGATCGGCCATGCCGCCGCGCTGACCGGAGCCGACATGCCGGTGGCCCTCGTCGGCGACTTCAACGTGATGCCGACCGAGCTCGACGTCTACAAGCCGGAGCGCTGGCTCGACGACGCGCTGTTCGCGCCGGAGGTGCGCGCCGCCTACCACCGCCTGCTCGACCAAGGCTGGACCGACGCGCTGCGCAGCCTCAACCCGGACACGCGCATCTATACTTTCTGGCATTATTTCCGGAATGCCTTTGCCCGCGACGCCGGTCTCAGGATCGATCACATCCTGCTGAATCCGACGCTCGCCAAACGGCTGAACGCCGCCGGCGTCGAGCGCGAGGTGCGCAGCTGGGAGAAGTCCAGCGACCATGCCCCGGTCTGGATCGAGTTGTCCGCGGACAAGCCAGCGAGACGCCGCAAACAGGAGTAA
- a CDS encoding alpha-ketoglutarate-dependent dioxygenase AlkB, producing the protein MADLFDLPAVPGLAYAEDFLTAEDERALIAGIDGAALSPFRFQGWTGKRLTASFGWQYDFDKATFAPTTPIPEFLLPIRTRAAAFAGLDPDALVQALLIRYDPGAGIGWHRDRPVFEHVVGLSLGAEAVLRLRRRKPDGGFARAAQNLAPRSIYHLAGEVRHGWEHSIAPMDVTRWSVTFRSLSERGKAVSHEREG; encoded by the coding sequence ATGGCCGACCTCTTTGACCTTCCTGCCGTTCCGGGCCTTGCCTATGCCGAGGACTTCCTTACGGCCGAGGACGAGCGCGCTCTGATCGCGGGAATCGACGGCGCGGCGCTGTCGCCGTTCCGTTTCCAGGGCTGGACCGGCAAACGGCTGACCGCCTCGTTCGGCTGGCAGTATGATTTCGACAAAGCCACATTTGCGCCGACGACGCCGATCCCGGAATTCCTGCTGCCGATCCGCACGCGGGCGGCGGCGTTCGCCGGGCTCGATCCCGACGCGCTCGTCCAGGCGTTGCTGATCCGCTACGACCCTGGCGCCGGCATCGGCTGGCACCGCGATCGGCCGGTGTTCGAGCATGTCGTCGGCCTGTCGCTCGGCGCCGAGGCGGTGCTGCGCCTGAGGCGTCGCAAGCCGGACGGCGGCTTCGCGCGGGCGGCACAGAACCTTGCGCCGCGCTCGATCTATCATCTCGCCGGCGAGGTCCGCCACGGCTGGGAGCACAGCATCGCGCCGATGGACGTGACGCGCTGGTCGGTCACATTCCGTAGCCTGTCGGAGCGCGGCAAGGCTGTCTCGCACGAACGCGAGGGATGA